In one window of Sciurus carolinensis chromosome X, mSciCar1.2, whole genome shotgun sequence DNA:
- the LOC124971738 gene encoding E3 ubiquitin-protein ligase Mdm2-like gives MSLSTDEATNTSQTPASELDTLFTPKPLFLKLLKSVGAQKDTYTMKEIIFYLGQYIMTKRLYDEKEQHMVYCSNDLLGDLFGVPSFSVKEHRKIYAMIYRNLVIVNPREPSNSSTSTSESRCHLDGDTLSDQKDPVQAPQEEKPSSSSLVSSPCISSRRRTISETEENSDELSGEGQRKRHKSDSISLSSDESLAPCERSSTTELTETPSHPDHDGGVSEHSGDFLDQDSVSDQFSVEFEVESLDSEDYNLSEEEQELSEEDDEESLVTVHQAVDSDTNSFEEDSEISLADYWKFTSRNEMNPGLCENWLPEDKGKDKVEIPEKNKLENATQAEENFDVPDGKNFTVNDSKESCVEQNGYKFPRTSQSQESKEYSHPSTSSSIICGTQNDVRRFEREETKDTEESMESSFLHNAIEPCVICQGRPKNGCIVHGKTGHLMSCFTCAKKLKKRNKPCPVCRQPIQMIVLTYFN, from the coding sequence ATGTCTCTTTCTACTGATGAGGCCACAAACACCTCACAGACTCCAGCTTCGGAACTGGACACCCTGTTTACACCAAAGCCATTGTTTTTGAAGTTGTTGAAGTCTGTTGGTGCACAAAAAGACACTTATACTATGAAAGAGATTATATTTTATCTGGGCCAGTATATTATGACTAAACGATTGTATGATGAGAAGGAACAGCATATGGTATATTGTTCAAATGATCTTCTAGGAGATTTGTTCGGAGTGCCAAGCTTCTCTGTGAAAGAACATAGGAAAATATATGCAATGATTTACAGAAACTTGGTAATAGTCAATCCGCGGGAACCATCAAATTCCAGCACATCTACCAGTGAGAGCAGATGTCACCTTGATGGTGACACCTTGAGTGATCAGAAAGACCCTGTGCAAGCGCCACAGGAAGAGAAGCCTTCATCTTCCAGTTTGGTTTCTAGCCCATGTATCTCATCTAGAAGGAGAACAATTAGTGAGACAGAAGAAAATTCAGATGAATTATCTGGTGAAGGACAGAGAAAGCGCCACAAATCTGATAGTATTTCCCTTTCCTCAGATGAAAGCCTTGCTCCCTGTGAAAGAAGCAGTACCACTGAATTGACAGAGACTCCCTCACATCCAGATCATGATGGTGGTGTGAGTGAACATTCAGGTGATTTTTTGGATCAGGACTCAGTTTCAGATCAATTTAGTGTAGAATTTGAAGTTGAATCTCTTGATTCAGAAGATTATAACCTTAGTGAAGAAGAACAGGAACTGTCAGAAGAAGATGATGAGGAAAGTCTAGTTACTGTGCATCAGGCAGTGGATAGTGATACAAATTCATTTGAAGAAGATTCTGAAATTTCCTTAGCTGACTATTGGAAATTTACTTCACGCAATGAAATGAATCCTGGCCTTTGTGAGAACTGGCTTCCTGAAGATAAAGGGAAAGATAAAGTGGAAATccctgaaaaaaacaaactggaaaatGCAACACAAGCAGAAGAGAACTTTGATGTACCTGATGGTAAAAATTTTACAGTGAATGATTCCAAAGAGTCTTGTGTTGAACAAAATGGTTATAAATTCCCACGAACCTCCCAATCACAAGAAAGCAAGGAATATTCTCACCCATCAACTTCCAGTAGCATTATTTGTGGCACCCAAAACGATGTCAGACGGTTTGAGagggaagaaacaaaagacacagaagaaaGTATGGAATCCAGTTTTCTCCATAATGCCATTGAACCTTGTGTGATATGCCAAGGTCGACCTAAAAATGGTTGCATTGTTCATGGCAAAACAGGACATCTTATGTCATGTTTCACATgtgcaaagaaactgaaaaaaaggaataagcCCTGTCCAGTGTGCAGACAACCAATTCAAATGATTGTGCTAACTTACTTCAACTAG